The Vanrija pseudolonga chromosome 1, complete sequence genomic sequence TGTTTATAGGCTTTGCAGGCGCCCTCTTTGCCCTCATTCGTTACCGCGTAGGTGTGGTCGTCTTGCTCGGCTGCTGACAACCCCCACAGTACCTCACTCAATATACCAAACTCAAGGAGAGCGCGTGAGTGCCAAGCAAGAAGCGCATGGCCCCACTGACATTCCCAGCCTCCCACTACCTTCCCCCGCATCTCTCGCCAACACCCTCCCTCTTATCAATGATGCAGCACTCAACGACGCCTCAAGCAGGTCCACAAACGTGCTTCACTCTTACCTCGATGACTTCCTCTCCGCTATTCGCATCTTTGGCTACCTCGAGCGCCCTGTCTTCCATGAACTCAGCCGCCACCTCCAGacgcgtcgcctcgccgctggtGACACGATAGAAatcggtggcggcgagttCTGGTGCGTCGTAGAGGGACGCGTCCAAGTGGTGAGTCACCGTGGAACCGGTAATCGCTGATCTAGCCTAGTTTGCTCCCAACTCTGATCACTCGCCTTCACTCGAGTCGCCTGATCCGTTCGAAACGACCAGAGAGTCGTTCAACGGCTATAGCCTCGTCAACGAGGTGTCGACTGGAGGCACGTTGTCGTCCTTGTTCTCCATCCTGTCCTTGTTCACCGAACACATCAAACTCTCCTGGAACGAGGATGCCGCCGAAGCCCCTCGCTCTGCCTTATTCGCCGAAGAGCCCGAGCGCCCGCGTTCCAGAGCAAACTCTGACGTGagccagctcgacggcaagacCATGGGCGTGGCGAGCCCGGAAACTGTGCCGCAGGACAGACCACCATCGTCCCCATCTACCTCGACCGTCCAGGGCACTATCCGCCAGTCGTCTTCGTCTCCCGAGATCAACAGATTGCCCCAGTCTGCTTCCTCCTCGCAGCCCTCTACCAGCACCCACTCGCCCATGTTTGGCCCACTCAATGGCATGTCCACATTAAAGCCCCCAGGCCTCTCGCACCTTGACACGCACCAGCCGGGCTCTCGCGGATCAGGCTCCAGTCGTCATCGCCACCAAACGCCACTCGAGTCGGTCGCTATGAAGGGCACTATTGCCCGCGCGACTGTAGACAGCACACTCGCTGTCATCCCTGCCGAAGCGTTCCGCAAGCTCACCCGCAAGTTCCCCAAGGCTGCAGGATCAATCGTTCAGGTCGTTCTCGAGCGTTTCAGCCGTGTTACCTTCATGACGGGTGAGTTTGCTTGCCGTGGCTTCTCAGAGCTTAGCTGACTCCCCAGCTCACAAGTTCCTCGGGCTCACCCGCGAGATTCTGCGCTCGGAATCTGCGCTCAACTCCCTCGTGTCCCACCCTCTTCCCCGGTCCTTTtacagcggcggtggcatgCAGGCTCTTCGAGACCGCTTCCAGCCGGAACTTCGTCCCAAGCACCAGCCCTTCCCTAACCCGGAACAGTCTCCAGCACGCACAAACTCAGGCGGTCCCGACTTCTTCACCTTCGAGTCACCCAGTCCAACTGTCAGAGCCCCGTCACTCCCCTCCGTCACCCCAAAGAACATTGGCACCCCAGCAACCAAGCCCATGACATTCAAGGGCCTTGGGGAGGGGTTCTCCAAGTTGGCCTCCGACTCTGAAGATACTGTTGATGAGGTCCTCAGCCCGACCACACCTCATACGCTCCTCCGCCGCAACTCTGCCATGCGCAATGAGGTCGCTGCCGGAGACCTGGCCATGGCAGGACAGAAGGATAGCGACGGTTTCTTCAGACCTCGCTTCCCCAGAATCGACACTTGGCGCGGTCGCACTCCCACGTCTTCTCTCAAcgaccgtcgtcgcgcttcaGCATATGAGTcggaagaggaggacgactACCAGTTTCAACTGCGCGATGAGCTCGTCAAGTCGATCGCAAAGTCGATTGGCCTCCTTCAGCCGCCTGACCAGCCGTCCGACTCCCGGGGCAACCGCTCAATCGCTGCCTCTTTGTCCCTCTCTACACCAAACTCTCCAGCCATGTTCCCCAATGGCCGTCCTCACGGACGCTCGCCGTTCGGCAATGTGCTCGACATGGCCAATGCCTCTCATGAACGTGGAAACATCAGTGGCCTCCTTCGTGAAAGCCTGCTGAATGCTCgacttggcgtcgacgacgatgcgagCAGCATGTCTGCCAGCGTCCTCGACAGTCATGGTGGTGGGATGGACGTCAACACCACTATCATGCGCGACCTTGGTAAccacctcgacatcctcTACTTCAAGAAGGGCAGCGTTCTCGTCAAGCAGGGCGAGAGAGCCGCAGGTCTCTACTACGTTATCGACGGTTTCCTCGATGTAAGCCGGGCCTCGAGTTATTTGAAGCTAATCTCAGGTGTCCATCCCCATTCATACTCCGGGCGACCCCACGACCGCTAACCTCCTGGCTTCTGATCTCTCTTCGGCAAGTTTAACCCGACCATTCGGCGCCGCTCTGGGCATCAAGGACCCTGAGGCGCCGGGGTCGGCCAAAACCCCATCGAAGAAGGACGCTTTGGAGTGTGAAGAGGTCTTGTACACGGTCAAGGTAAGACTTATGCCGCTGCTTCGTACTGACTCGTCTAGCCTGGTGGCCTCGCAGGCTATCTTGCTTCTCTCTGCAGCACCGAGTCCTATGTCAACATTTCGTGAGTTTGTTCTCGTCTTCGCAATCTGACAGTTCAGCGCCAAGACCGACTGTTATGTCGGCTTCCTGCCACACAACGCCCTTGAGCGCATCCTGGAGCGCCGTCCAATTGTCCTCCTAACTCTGGCAAAGCGCCTTCTGTCTCTTCTCTCGCCATTAGGTGGGTCTGAACGCGTTTTCACAGCTGACCCACTCAGTCCTCCACATTGATGCCGGCCTGGACTGGATCCAGCTCAATGCTGGCCAGAATCTGTACGAGAAGGGTGACAAGGCAACCGACTTCTACATCATTATCAGTGAGTAACCCTACCGCAACCCCACTGACAATGCTTTAGacggccgcctgcgcgctATCGATAAGAAGGCAAACAGCGACAACGTCTCGGTTATTCGTGAATACGGACAAAATGATCCCATAGGCGAACTGGACGTCATTCTCGGCGCTCCACGCTCCGACACTGTCCAAGCTATCCGCGAGACTGAGCTGGTTCGAATTCCAACGGCCTTGTTTGACGCCGTCTCCGTCAAGCACCCTGCGACCACAATGCAGTTCATGAAGCTCATTGTGGGCGAGGTTCGCAAGGCGGTGACTCAGCATCAAACCGAGTTCCACCAGGGCAGCCACCATGCCTCTGGAaccgcgagcgagctccGGGCGGATCGCAACTTGAGTAAGTGGTATTGCCAGCGGACAGAGCATAATAATAACACTGGCAGAAACTGTCTGCATTCTGGGATCCAACCGTGATGCTCCTGTGGCGCAGTTCGCTGCAAAGCTCAAGACTGCCCTGGAGGACATTGGCTCGTCGACTTCATACCTTGACCAGGCGACTGTCATGCGCCACCTGGGCCGCCATGCCTTTACGAGGATGGGGTAGGTTTAAATGAGAAGCATTTGCTGACAATGCCAGCGCGCTCAAGATCGCAGGCTGGTTGGCTGACCAAGAGGTGAGTTACTATCTGCAGGGGCGTTAGCTGACATCCAGCAACACTATGAAATCGTTCTCTATGTCGCCGATACCCCGCCTTCGAGCCAGTGGACCATGACCTGCATCCGCCAAGCCGACCTGGTTCTTGTGCTCGGGGCGGGCGATGACCCCCAGCTGGGAGAGTATGAAAAGGTGCTCCTCGCCATGAAGTGTTACGCCAGGAAGGAGCTCATTCTGCTTCACGACGAGCGGGCTGTGCCCCCAGGATCGACCCGCCTGTGGCTCAAGGTGAGTGCAGATTTGAGGACTTGGGGTCGGATCTGACTTCTGCATAGAACCGCCCTTGGCTCCAAGCTCACTACCATCTGGAGCTCCCCGGCGTGGCAGCCCCGCTCAAGTCGGGCAGCATTCACATCCATGACccgtccgccgtcgccgccttcaAGCATCTTcgcgagaaggtcgagacGCGCATCAAACAATACCGTGGTCTCCGTCCCCTTGGTCGTCCCAGGCGTCCTCCCCACCTGAATGACTTTGCACGCATCGCCCGTCGTCTCACCGGCAGGCAGATTGGTCTTGTTCTCAGTGGTGGCGGTGCGCGTGGTATCTCTCATATCGGAATGCTCCAGGCCTTGGAGGAGCACGGTGTCCCCATCGACGCGATTGCCGGCTGTTCGATTGGTTCTCTTGTTGGTGGCCTGTACGCTCGCAAGACGGACATTCTCGAGACGACTGGTCGTGCCAAGCAGTTTGCCGGTCGTATGGGCTCTGTTCTGCGTATTCTCAGCGACGTGACATACCCATTCGTGGCGTATACTACTGGACATGAGTTTAGTGAGTTCTTTGAACTAACAGCGAACTGACCTCTCCAGATCGTGGCATTTACAAGGCTTTCTATAATACTCACATCGAGGGTACGTGTCAAGTGCCTTTTGAGACCTGCTGACAGCCCAGACTTCTGGATCCCCTTCTTTGCCAACTCGACGAACATTACCCACTCTCGCATGGAGATTCACCGTTCGGGCTATGCCTGGCGTTATGTCCGCGCATCCATGACTCTTGCGGGTTTCCTACCACCTCTGTCGGACAATGGAGAGCGTGAGTTGCCCTCCAAAGTATACAGCTCACCCCCAGTCCTCGTGGACGGCGGTTACATGGATAATACCCCAATTGGGCCTCTCCGCGCCAGCGGTATTCGCGACATTATCGTTGTCGATGTCGGGTCTATTGACGACACGTCGCCACGCAACTACGGCGACTCGGTCTCCGGCTGGTGGCTGTTCTTCAACCGCTGGAACCCATTCTACAGTCGCTCTGTGCTGTCTATGACCGAgatctcgtctcgtctcacCTAGTAAGGCCGGCTCGCTGACATGCCACTAACGCCCAGCGTTTCCAGCgtcaagacgctcgaggacgtcaagaGTGACCCTCGCGTGTTGTACATGGCCATGCCCGTGCAGGTGAGCTTTCTTTGTGTGCCGTGAAGCTCACCCCCAGCACATTGAGACCATTGGTGGCTTCAAGCAGTTCCCGCAGGTCTTGGACATAGGCctcaaggccgcgcgcgtcaaGCTCAACGAGTGGGAGAAGGACGGCCGTCTGCCTCACGGTGTCTCCGTCGAGCAGAAGCCCGCATTAACCCGTCGCGGCACGCGCATTCGCCGATCCTCGATCTGAGCAGAGTGCCAAGCACGTTCCCTTCAAACCTGTACAACATTGCATATACACTTTTATCAACAGATGCAGTCTGTTTTGTTCGAATGTCTATGCCTTCCCTGGGGCGGCCATGTGGAATCCGGCGGCGCCAGGGGAAATGCTCATATGCTCTAAACTGGTGGAAAGGCCAGTGTCCTTGATGAtccggcggcggtgctcgcCATACGACCCAGGCTTGGCAGCCATGGGCATGATTTTGGGTAGCGAGcggccggccgagctcgacattcTGCCTCTGGTGAACTCgtcctccatctcctcgctgtcctccgactcgtcgccctcctcgtccgagtcgctctcgtcgtcgctatCACCACCGAGATCGACGGCAACATCGCTCCAGGTGCGGTACAGCGCATCGACGTATTCGCCCGAGCGAGGCAGGTCGTACGGGTCGAAGGGGAAGTACGAGTCGAGCCCGGCGTCGATGTTGGTCTGGCGTGCCGTACGCGGGGCAGCGAGTGCCGGGGGAAAGGGTGCCGCCGGTGCTGAGGTCGTGCGCGAGAATGTCCTCCGgttgcccgtcgtcgaggccgtcctcgatgccgaggcgcTTCGTCCATTCGCCGAGTTTGTCGAGGCGCTCCGGCCTGCTGTGGCGTGCTGGTTCGCCTCGATAATGGAGAAGCAGTACGCAAAGCCGGTCGAGTGGGCGACCTTGGCAAACGTGCTCACGATGGAGGGGTTGCACCCAAGCAGAGGGTTCAGCTCGCTCGTGAGCGCACGCTGGAGAACGTCCAGGTCGCGCATCCAGCGCCCCTCCGACTCGCCAGTGTCGCTCTCTCCGTCCAAGTcaagctcaccgacgacgccgtcgccgtctgTGTCGGCCGTGAATGCTCGCCAGCGGAAGCAGAAGGTGAGCATGACGGCCTGGCAGACCGCGTAGAAGAGGGGCAGTTCGTCCATGGAGACCTTGCCGGAAGCCGCGGCCCGGGCCTGGGCGAGCTTGCCGTCAATGTACGCGAGAAGGTAAGTCATGACGGTGCGCGCCTGGTCGTCGGTGACGTAACGCGCGCGGCAGACGAGGGAGCCAATgtagacggcggcggcgacccgCTGTGTGAGGGACACGGgctgcgaggcgagggtCGGCGCGTTCGAGGTCGTGGCGTACAGCGCCTGCGAaacgaggaggccgaggaagaggtcgGTGTGTGCCGGGGAGAAAGACGAGGCCAGAAAGAGGAGGAAAGGGAGGTGCTGGGTGGCTGACGTGGGGAGGATCTGGCGGGAGAAGAGGTTGAGGAGGGCCTGGAAGTGCGCTAGTGACTGGGCCGGGGTGGGCTTTGGTCTTGTCGGGAGCGCTGGGAGAGCCGACGCCGGAGGTGTGGAGTTGGTCGGGGTACCACACGTTGGCGTCCCCGAGCGGGGCGTCGAGGAACCAGAGCTGGCGACGGAGGACAATCCCAGCGCCGCGAGTTCGGCAGCAGAGGGGCCACGCTCGCGGCCACCCATGGCCTCCTCGATGTGGCGCAGGAAGTAGTACATCATGCCGTCCAGCTTTGCGCGCATCGACCTGAGGGCCTCGCGTTTGCGCTTCTTCTGAGCGGCGATCTCGACAGCGTTCGTcgtggcctcgtcgtcggtctcgcgctcgtcatccGAAGAcagcgcgtcggggtcgagctctccgtcctcctcatcgtcgtcgtcgtcctcatcatcgtCTCCCTCCTTCGGGACGTCCTCGGAGATGAGCAGGTCGAAGGGGTCGTTGGCCGGCGCGCTTCCACCCGTCAtatcttcgtcgtcgtcgtcgtcctcgtcgtcatcctcatcgtcgtcctcgacacggtTGGtgatctcgacgtcgatcCTCAGCAttcggtcgacgaggccggaCCACACTCTGGGGCCCAACTCGGGGCAGTACTCGATCATCTCGCACGCGTTGCGGACCCAGGTCGTCTGGCACacctcatcctcgcgctTGTGAGGCGAGTTGCGATTCAGCAGAGGCTGAATGATGTTGGGGAGCGTGGGAATGAGCGACAGGAGGTGCGAGATGAGCAGGTGGTGACGGGCATGGAAGGCGCGTCGAGTGATGGGGGTCGAGGAAGCGGACGCGATTTTGGGCTCTGAGGATGGCGTCAGCGCGTGCCCCTTGGTTCTTCTTGACAACTTACGCCATGTGAGACCCCTGATGGCCATACCGACGACCTCCTTTGCCCACACTGGGTGCGCGCTGACGAGCACACCAGCGAAACCGACATAGCACTTGACGAAtcggtcgtcgccggcggcccaAGGCAGTGCGACGATCGCCGAGATGAGCGACGAGTGGATCTCGGGGGACAGGAGCGAGACGTGTGCCGTCAACGCGCGGAGAAGGGGAAGgatgggcgcgagcggcaccGTCGTCTGCAGCGCAGTGGGCAGGAAGTGCGCCAGCAGGTCGTTGTAGTTTGCCATGTTGCCGTCTGCCGACTCCTTGAGGGCTCGGGGGACGAACACGCCGAtgagctggcgctggaaGGCCTCGCGGTCCTttgcgtcggcggcggtgcgtcCTGCCTCGCTGACAGACTTGGTGCGGCGGTTGGCGCGGAGCGAGTTTGTTCTCGGATCCGAGCTGTCCGTCGACTCGCGGGGCCGCTTCTTGCCCGTGAGCGACGATGCGCggggggtggcgagggcgaacGCGTCGCGGGACATGGCtggcggcacgggcgaggcTATTGGTGGTGGAGGGAGGTTGTTGCGGTGCTGCTGTCGCTTTTGGGAtagcggcgagggcgaggctggTGGCTGTGGGTGGCGCGGTGTCCTGGCCGTGTGCTGTGATGACCAGGAGGAGAAGGCTAGTGGTGGAGGCATGGATGGATACGCGTGTAGTCCTTTCCCCCTGGGGATGGGTGGGGGGCGAGACTCGGCGAGGGATGCGCGCCGGTTCTTGTTGCTTTGCTGTTGCGGATGCGGGGTGGAAGTCGAGGAAAGTGATGAGAGTGGAAGGCATCACTTGTCGCTGCAGTGAGCACACGATCCCAGCCAGCCCGCTACCCACCGCACTAGTCGCGTGATGACTGAAAATATCTGGCGGGAACGAATGACACGTCATTAATGTTTCAGGAACAAGGCACGTGGGTGTCGCCACCGAAGGCTGGGCCAAGGCTGGCCAAAAGGATCACCGCACAGACCTCCACTTTGGGCGTCCACACAAGTAGCGGGGAGATttgtggcgacgacggcaacgtgCGCTTGGGTCGTCTCTGGACAGTCAAACTCGAGCTGGCAGGGCGCGTAACTTTGCCATTGAATAGTGCAAATCTCGCAGATTTGGTGAATGCGGAGGGAGAGAGATAAATTGAGAGAATAAGGAGGGAATagggaggagggaaggggggTGAAGTGCCCTCAACCCCTGTGCGCACCGACTCTCATTGTGTCGCGGGGGCCGGgccatcctcctcgtcgtcctcatcctcgtcatctcTCTATTGCTTTCCtcgccacacacacgcgccCCCTTTCCAACCTCAACACGCCCCCTTTAGACCCCCTCTTGAGCAACTCGCACCCTTTGCGCCCCCCTTACCACCCGCCCACCCTTATCTTTAGCGCCACCACAATGTCCTCGTTCGACATCCCAGACCACGGGCTCAACACAATGCTCCTCCCAGAGCTTCCCTCAGACCTCGTCCTtccccccctcccacccatCGCAGACCCCCAGCTCGCACGACTGGCAGTCACCCACTCGAGCGCGCACCAGTtgccgcgccggcccaccAGCCTAGAGTTTGAGGCCGACGAAAAGGTCGAGGACTATGAAAAGCTCGAGCATGTCGGCGACAGCATGCTCGGCTCGGTCGTGACTGGTCTCCTGCACGACCTCTTCCCCCTCCTCCGTCCCGGCCCGGCAACGGTACGTGGGCAGTCATGACGTGgagctgacacacccagaTGCTCAAGTCGCACCTGGTGTCCAACGCCACCCTGCGGCAGCTGTGTATCCGCTACAAGATCACCGACCATATCATTGCGGCCCCTGTTCAGCTGCTTACGATCAAGTCACAGGAGAAGCCAGTAGCGTCCATCTTTGAGGCGTacatcgccgccgtgttcTACGACTACCTCACCAGCGACCTGCCCGGCGCATACACTGCCGACAATATCGAGGTGGACGATGACTGTGCGTCCTCCGAGACCACGGACGAGGTGTCCGTCACTGGTGccacggccgacgaggagtcAGTCCAGGGTGACGGCGAAGTGGACATTTCAGTAGACACTGCTTCCCGAGCCCAGTCGGTCGTGAACAGCCAGTCGTCCGAGGGGCTCCCGGCTTCAGTTGCAGTAGGTTTGTCACGCTGCATCTTCTGACCTACGCCAGAACATTGCCGAGAACCTTTCTCTCTACGAGGCGTCGCTCCCCTCTAGACTCGAGGTCCCGAAGCGCAGCTTCAGCAGGCTGCGCGAGACGAGCgggacgacctcggcgtcggcgccatctgGACCTCCCTCGACTGTCGACGCTGACGCGGGGTCCGACATCGCCTCGACGATCGGCACCGAGGCCCCACCGATCCTCCACCCTCTGCGTCCCCTCCAGCTGCGCACACGTGGCGGTGCATTCGACTACATTGACGCCTGGCTCCGTCCTCTCTTCACGCCGAtcgcgcgctgggcgctggaCCAGATGGCGGCTGatgcccgcgtcgtcgtgcaggaGGGCGAGCCGTCGACGGACCACGCGACGGTCGGCGCCCTGTCCCTCCTCCACAGCTGGGCGACCAAGGAGACGGGCCGCCTGCCGACGTACACGTCGCTCACGGACTCTGGCCCTCCCTGGGCGATCGAGTGCATCGCGGTCGACAAGAACGGCTCACAGGTGCGTGCTGACGCAACGCGCGAGACCAAGGGCGCGGCCAAGAACGTCGCGGCGTGGAAGGTCGCCCGGGCGCTGGGTCTCGAGGTGCCAGAGTAGGCGCGAGGCGAAGGGGGGACAAGCGAAAGGCGACAGTGGTACCATATCCATCCTGTGAATACCGCAGCCGTGTCGGGCGTGTGATATCGTGTCGTTCGTAGCATCGTAGCGTGTGTAATATATGTCGAACATGTCGAGCATGTCGTTGACGCCATGTCAAGGATGTCGGtcgagtcgacgagggcggtcCGCGGCGCTGTCTcccggcgccagccagcctaCCCACTCATCAACCCGCGCCACCGCTCAGCCCTAGCAGGCCTCCCAAGCCCCTCCTCAATCGCAACAAGCAACGCAAGCACGCGCTCCCGAATCGCGCCAACGTCGGGGCGccagccctcgtcgccctggCGCTtgagcaggcggcggcactcGGCCTGTGCGGCCAGacactcggcctcggcggcgtgcaggtCTGGcggcgtgaggaggaggtacgcgtccgcaaggtcggcgcgggcggcgagcagggggacgggggaggggcgcggcgggcgaggtggcgcggAGGTGTCGCTTGTCGTCGTGGGTGTAGCTGGGGGTGgtcgtgccgccgccgcagcggcctcCTGCAGCAGATGTACCTTCGCCGACAGGAGCTTTACGCGTTCCGACGGCTCCGACACCCCCTTGAGCGCCgtctcgaccacctcgagcgtGAGGAACTGCGAGGAGAGGATCGGGGCCGGCATGGGAGGAGTAAGTGCTGGACGGATGACGAAATGGGTCCAATCGACGAGTGGTTTCAttccgcgccgacgcgcttcACTTTCTTCTGCTTTGCTTTCgcactggcgccgacgacgcgtgcCTGGAATGCCATGTGCTTCCATTCCCACCTCCCCGCGACTTCTCACAACGCGTTCAACGCACACCCTCTGCATAAGTGGCTACAAACATTGCAATTAACGCCTCGTGCGAGTATCGTCTCCAACGTGGACACAGTGTACACAGCATGCGGATGCGTGGCCCAGGCGGGGGGCCGAAAGTGGGAGCGGaatgtcgtcgctgccccgCGCCTAGAGGCGCTTCAGgccgcgcttggccttggctgCGGGCTTAGGTGCAGCCTTGACGACGGGCTTGACCACGCTGTCAAAGCCGGCCGCGGGCACCACTGGCGCGGGGCTCGTCTCCTGACGCGCGTGGTTGCCGAGCGGGGACGGTCGGCTCGCGGTGGGCTGCGGGGACGAGTTCTgcggcgatgatggcgacgaccttgtcgatGGCGCTGAAGCGACAGGGGGCTgcgggaggagcgcgtcgaccgaCTTGACTGACGCGTCACGGAAGGGGGCGGGGGGAAGCTGCGGTGTGAGTCATGTCACGCGTAAACACTGGACGACAACACACCTTTGGCGTCGCGTGGATACCGGTCAGGAGCCTGGCGTACTGGCGGGTGTAAGCACGTCACCAGACTTGAAACCCACCTTGCAGTACCCGTCGTAATCCGCAAGCAGCTGCTTGcctgcctcctcgtccagcgcACTCTCCGGGTTGGGGTAGATGAGCAGGCACTTGATCGTCTGGACGTGTGAGCGGCGCGGATCACACACCGCCATGTCTCGTCCCACTCACAACAAGCACATGCGCCACACCATAGTCCTTCCTCCAGCCCTtcttgagcgtgtcgacgcAAATCTCACCCGCCTTGGAGATGTTGGGATGGAATATTTTGGTGAGCATGGTGcctgtggtgtcagcggcgttGGTATGCCCACCCTCAATCGGCGTGACGCAAACACACATTTGGGCGGCAGGTTGGGGTACTCTGGGCCAAAGTCGAAGCGCACGCGAAAGTATCCTCCCTCGTAGGGTGTTCCAGCTGGGGTTTGGTGTGAGCACGAGTCGAGGAAGGGGCCCATGGACAACATGgagcgccgcgggcgacgccgcgtcgccaaCTCACCTGGTCCCTGCACCCAACCCTCGAGCGCCGTCAGGTCGTCCtcatcaacgacgacgcgcacacCCTCGGGCGGCTCGGTGCGGAGcgtgacgagctcgcgcgagAGGAGGCGCAGTGCTTGTGGTGTGAGGGACTGGGGCGTGAGTGAGCATGGACGTGTGGCGGGGAGGTGGAGCGCACGAGACCGAGTAGCGAGGTGCGCTCCCGCTGTTTGACTTTTGGTCCTCGCGCCGTTGACTTACCATTGGATTTGCTTTGCTAGAGGATGATTGTGGGTGGGGATGCAGACAGCCGTGGTTGTGTATGTGTCTGATGCGGGATGGAGGGGATGAGGGGGACCACAGTGTGTCGTCACTTGTGGTGGGTTGCGTGATGGTAGTTGCTGCTCGTTTGATCGAGATGTAACCAGATGAAATGGCTGGTGGCTGGCGACTTCACTTCACTCGCCGCCGTTTCCGGGTCAGGCCAGGTCAATAACAACAAACTCACACACGCCCACGCAACCAGAACCAGCCAACTAAGGCGGGATCAAATTGGACGCCAAGTTTCAGATCTCCACGTGGTTTGTGCGTGGCTAGCCGCTCCACGTGACGCGGCATATGGCGGCAAGAAGCCCAAGTTGTGATGGAGAGACAACGGCCACCCTTCCCATCCCCATGCATGCTATTCATTCGGACAGCCGAGCACAAAGAGCCCAAAGCCCGCTACCACGGTCGTGTGACCTTGCACAAGCCTCCCCGAGACACAAGGTTCAATAAGCCAGGCCGCATACCCATACCGCGGACTGTATCCAGGACGACGCGGGGCACCGAATACGTGGTGACTCCCGACGGTATCGGACGGGCTGCGGCCGCGATAACCACCATTGTCGACGAAGTCTTATATATTCTCCTCTTCACACTCGCCACCGATATACAATGTCGGGCCCTCCGCCGTCACCaaagcagcagccgcagcgagaagacgcgccgcgcccgtcttctgtcccgcccgccgctgacCCGCGCCCATTCCCCCCATCGCAGCCGatgcgctccagctcgacgcaACACGTGcctgcgcgctcgtcgcctcTGGCTCCAGCTGGCGTCATCTCCATCGCCGGCtcggccgccaagcccaGACGCATCTCGCACAGTACCGACCTCC encodes the following:
- the NTE1 gene encoding Lysophospholipase NTE1, giving the protein MPRWANILAAVGTLTAAAAHLDQLPQHASSPNPPPITGSNPLVALAGAVVSSVLYLLQLAQYVAGVVTITVPTMIVRMLQYSFTISLGFPHFAALFIGFAGALFALIRYRYLTQYTKLKESALPLPSPASLANTLPLINDAALNDASSRSTNVLHSYLDDFLSAIRIFGYLERPVFHELSRHLQTRRLAAGDTIEIGGGEFWCVVEGRVQVFAPNSDHSPSLESPDPFETTRESFNGYSLVNEVSTGGTLSSLFSILSLFTEHIKLSWNEDAAEAPRSALFAEEPERPRSRANSDVSQLDGKTMGVASPETVPQDRPPSSPSTSTVQGTIRQSSSSPEINRLPQSASSSQPSTSTHSPMFGPLNGMSTLKPPGLSHLDTHQPGSRGSGSSRHRHQTPLESVAMKGTIARATVDSTLAVIPAEAFRKLTRKFPKAAGSIVQVVLERFSRVTFMTAHKFLGLTREILRSESALNSLVSHPLPRSFYSGGGMQALRDRFQPELRPKHQPFPNPEQSPARTNSGGPDFFTFESPSPTVRAPSLPSVTPKNIGTPATKPMTFKGLGEGFSKLASDSEDTVDEVLSPTTPHTLLRRNSAMRNEVAAGDLAMAGQKDSDGFFRPRFPRIDTWRGRTPTSSLNDRRRASAYESEEEDDYQFQLRDELVKSIAKSIGLLQPPDQPSDSRGNRSIAASLSLSTPNSPAMFPNGRPHGRSPFGNVLDMANASHERGNISGLLRESLLNARLGVDDDASSMSASVLDSHGGGMDVNTTIMRDLGNHLDILYFKKGSVLVKQGERAAGLYYVIDGFLDVSIPIHTPGDPTTANLLASDLSSASLTRPFGAALGIKDPEAPGSAKTPSKKDALECEEVLYTVKPGGLAGYLASLCSTESYVNISAKTDCYVGFLPHNALERILERRPIVLLTLAKRLLSLLSPLVLHIDAGLDWIQLNAGQNLYEKGDKATDFYIIINGRLRAIDKKANSDNVSVIREYGQNDPIGELDVILGAPRSDTVQAIRETELVRIPTALFDAVSVKHPATTMQFMKLIVGEVRKAVTQHQTEFHQGSHHASGTASELRADRNLKTVCILGSNRDAPVAQFAAKLKTALEDIGSSTSYLDQATVMRHLGRHAFTRMGALKIAGWLADQEQHYEIVLYVADTPPSSQWTMTCIRQADLVLVLGAGDDPQLGEYEKVLLAMKCYARKELILLHDERAVPPGSTRLWLKNRPWLQAHYHLELPGVAAPLKSGSIHIHDPSAVAAFKHLREKVETRIKQYRGLRPLGRPRRPPHLNDFARIARRLTGRQIGLVLSGGGARGISHIGMLQALEEHGVPIDAIAGCSIGSLVGGLYARKTDILETTGRAKQFAGRMGSVLRILSDVTYPFVAYTTGHEFNRGIYKAFYNTHIEDFWIPFFANSTNITHSRMEIHRSGYAWRYVRASMTLAGFLPPLSDNGELLVDGGYMDNTPIGPLRASGIRDIIVVDVGSIDDTSPRNYGDSVSGWWLFFNRWNPFYSRSVLSMTEISSRLTYVSSVKTLEDVKSDPRVLYMAMPVQHIETIGGFKQFPQVLDIGLKAARVKLNEWEKDGRLPHGVSVEQKPALTRRGTRIRRSSI
- the rrn3 gene encoding RNA polymerase I-specific transcription initiation factor rrn3; the encoded protein is MSRDAFALATPRASSLTGKKRPRESTDSSDPRTNSLRANRRTKSVSEAGRTAADAKDREAFQRQLIGVFVPRALKESADGNMANYNDLLAHFLPTALQTTVPLAPILPLLRALTAHVSLLSPEIHSSLISAIVALPWAAGDDRFVKCYVGFAGVLVSAHPVWAKEVVGMAIRGLTWQPKIASASSTPITRRAFHARHHLLISHLLSLIPTLPNIIQPLLNRNSPHKREDEVCQTTWVRNACEMIEYCPELGPRVWSGLVDRMLRIDVEITNRVEDDDEDDDEDDDDDEDMTGGSAPANDPFDLLISEDVPKEGDDDEDDDDDEEDGELDPDALSSDDERETDDEATTNAVEIAAQKKRKREALRSMRAKLDGMMYYFLRHIEEAMGGRERGPSAAELAALGLSSVASSGSSTPRSGTPTCGTPTNSTPPASALPALPTRPKPTPAQSLAHFQALLNLFSRQILPTSATQHLPFLLFLASSFSPAHTDLFLGLLVSQALYATTSNAPTLASQPVSLTQRVAAAVYIGSLVCRARYVTDDQARTVMTYLLAYIDGKLAQARAAASGKVSMDELPLFYAVCQAVMLTFCFRWRAFTADTDGDGVVGELDLDGESDTGESEGRWMRDLDVLQRALTSELNPLLGCNPSIVSTFAKVAHSTGFAYCFSIIEANQHATAGRSASTNSANGRSASASRTASTTGNRRTFSRTTSAPAAPFPPALAAPRTARQTNIDAGLDSYFPFDPYDLPRSGEYVDALYRTWSDVAVDLGGDSDDESDSDEEGDESEDSEEMEDEFTRGRMSSSAGRSLPKIMPMAAKPGSYGEHRRRIIKDTGLSTSLEHMSISPGAAGFHMAAPGKA